In Desulfovibrio sp. TomC, the genomic stretch TCAGCTCGGTGGTGATGCATTTGTACGGACAGCTTGGCCCCGGGCTTCACGGTAATGCGTTTGACCTGATAGCGTTCCCCGGTGTCGATGCTGTCGAAAGATCCCCAGGGGCGAAAGACTTCGCGATGGGACAGATGTTCGGTCCGGCCTTGCTGTTTCAGCGTATCGACGATGGATTTGATTTCCTGGGCTTTGCTTTTGTGGGCCACAAGGATTGCATCCGTTGTTTCCACGATAACGAGGTCAGAGATTCCCAAGGTCGCCACAAGCCGATTCTTGGCCATGACAAAGCAGTTGGTCGTGTCCTTCGCCAGGACGTCGCCCTTGAGGGTGTTGGCCTGTTCGTCCTGGCCTAGGAGATCACTTAACGCAGACCAGGAACCGACATCGCACCAGCCGGCATCGAGGGAGACAACGACCGCATCCCCAGTCTTCTCCATCACGGCGTAATCGATGGACACATTGGGGCAGCTCCCGAACAGTTCCGCATCGACGCGCACGAAATGCATATCGACGGCTTTCGTTTCCCGGGCCGCCCTGCACGCAGCCAGGATTTCCGGTCGGACACGCTCTAGTTCCTGGAGGTATTTTCCGGCCCGGAACAGGAACATGCCGCTGTTCCAGCGGTAGTCGCCCGAATTGACATAGGCCTGGGCGTTCTCGGCGTCCGGTTTTTCAACAAATCGCGCGACTTTGTGGCCAAATTCCCCCAAGGGTTCGCCTAGTTGGATATATCCGTAGCCGGTTTCCGGCGTTTTCGGCAGCACGCCCAAGGTGACGAGCTTGTCCTGCCCGGCCAATTGCAGGCCCCTTTCCAGGCTTTCCTGGAAGGCGGCGGTATCGGCGATGGCATGATCGGCCGAGAGAACCAGCAAAATGGGGTCTTCGCCGTTTTGCGTGGCATGCAGCGCGGCCAAAGTGATGGCCGGAGCCGTATTGCGGCCCACAGGCTCCAAAAGGATTGTGCCGCCTTCGAGACCCATTTGACGCATTTGCTCGGCGGCCAAAAAACGATGTTCTTCGTTACAGACCAGCACGGGAGACCGGTGCGAAAGTCCGTTCAGGCGCTCGATTGTGGCCTGCAGCATCGTTTTTTCGCCGTCGAAGGCCAGGAACTGCTTGGGATAGAGCATGCGCGACATGGGCCACAATCTCGTGCCAGAACCA encodes the following:
- a CDS encoding mannose-1-phosphate guanylyltransferase/mannose-6-phosphate isomerase yields the protein MFLDRADRLQSKGVRTVFVPVILAGGSGTRLWPMSRMLYPKQFLAFDGEKTMLQATIERLNGLSHRSPVLVCNEEHRFLAAEQMRQMGLEGGTILLEPVGRNTAPAITLAALHATQNGEDPILLVLSADHAIADTAAFQESLERGLQLAGQDKLVTLGVLPKTPETGYGYIQLGEPLGEFGHKVARFVEKPDAENAQAYVNSGDYRWNSGMFLFRAGKYLQELERVRPEILAACRAARETKAVDMHFVRVDAELFGSCPNVSIDYAVMEKTGDAVVVSLDAGWCDVGSWSALSDLLGQDEQANTLKGDVLAKDTTNCFVMAKNRLVATLGISDLVIVETTDAILVAHKSKAQEIKSIVDTLKQQGRTEHLSHREVFRPWGSFDSIDTGERYQVKRITVKPGAKLSVQMHHHRAEHWVVVTGTARVTNGQDTVLLTENQSVYIPVGQLHALENPGVIPLEMIEVQSGSYLGEDDIVRFEDRYGRK